One segment of Strix aluco isolate bStrAlu1 chromosome 4, bStrAlu1.hap1, whole genome shotgun sequence DNA contains the following:
- the NKX6-1 gene encoding homeobox protein Nkx-6.1 isoform X2, with product MLALGQMDGAPRQGAFLLGSPPLAALHSMAEMKAPLYPAYPLPAGPASSSSASASPASASPSPPLGSPGLKAPAAAAGGLSALGSAPPQLSAATPHGINDILSRPSMPLPGAALASASPSASSAAPAGLLAGLPRFGSLSPPPPPPPPPPPALYFSPGAAAAAAAAAVAAGRYPKPLAELPGRTPIFWPGVMQSPPWRDARLACAPHFRPGKDFRADEIPGGPGASPAGLFAGDDGKPSQGLVPEPTDQVAEETRGGDGDGEEEAGLGDGAAEGRLGERGGGRRLQQAPGPQLGRREDHAAAEETQAGGRRVAAAPPRGGGLRLVRSARRRYFRRCTDLFF from the exons ATGCTGGCGCTGGGGCAGATGGACGGCGCGCCCCGGCAAGGAGCCTTCCTGCTGGGTAGCCCGCCGCTGGCCGCCCTGCACAGCATGGCCGAGATGAAGGCGCCGCTGTACCCCGCGTACCCCCTGCCCGCCGggcccgcctcctcctcctccgcctccgcCTCGCCCGCCTCCGCCTCGCCCTCGCCGCCGCTCGGCTCCCCCGGCCTGaaggctcccgccgccgccgcgggcggTCTCTCGGCGCTGGGCTCGGCCCCGCCGCAGCTCTCGGCCGCCACCCCGCACGGTATCAACGACATCCTCAGCCGGCCCTCCATGCCCCTGCCCGGCGCCGCGCTCGCCTCCGCCTCGCCCTCCGCCTCCTCGGCGGCTCCCGCCGGGCTGCTGGCGGGGCTCCCCCGTTTCGGCAGCctcagccccccgccgccgccgccgccgccgccgccgcccgccctctaCTTCagccccggtgccgccgccgccgccgccgccgccgccgtggcCGCCGGGCGCTACCCCAAGCCGCTGGCCGAGCTGCCCGGCCGGACGCCCATCTTCTGGCCGGGGGTGATGCAGAGCCCGCCCTGGAGGGACGCCCGCCTCGCCTGCGCCCCCC ATTTTCGCCCTGGAAAAGACTTTCGAGCAGACGAAATACCTGGCGGGCCCGGAGCGAGCCCGGCTGGCCTATTCGCTGGGGATGACGGAAAGCCAAGTCAAG GTCTGGTTCCAGAACCGACGGACCAAGTGGCGGAAGAAACACGCGGCGGAGATGGCGACGGCGAAGAAGAAGCAGGACTCGGAGACGGAGCGGCTGAAGGGCGCCTCGGAGAacgaggaggaggacgacgaCTACAACAAGCCCCTGGACCCCAACTCGGACGACGAGAAGATCACgcagctgctgaagaaacacAAGCCGGGGGGCGGCGGGTTGCTGCTGCACCCCCCCGAGGGGGAGGCCTCCGCCTAGtccgctccgcccgccgccgctacTTTCGGAGATGTACAGATCTATTTTTCTAG
- the NKX6-1 gene encoding homeobox protein Nkx-6.1 isoform X1 produces MLALGQMDGAPRQGAFLLGSPPLAALHSMAEMKAPLYPAYPLPAGPASSSSASASPASASPSPPLGSPGLKAPAAAAGGLSALGSAPPQLSAATPHGINDILSRPSMPLPGAALASASPSASSAAPAGLLAGLPRFGSLSPPPPPPPPPPPALYFSPGAAAAAAAAAVAAGRYPKPLAELPGRTPIFWPGVMQSPPWRDARLACAPHQGSILLDKDGKRKHTRPTFSGQQIFALEKTFEQTKYLAGPERARLAYSLGMTESQVKVWFQNRRTKWRKKHAAEMATAKKKQDSETERLKGASENEEEDDDYNKPLDPNSDDEKITQLLKKHKPGGGGLLLHPPEGEASA; encoded by the exons ATGCTGGCGCTGGGGCAGATGGACGGCGCGCCCCGGCAAGGAGCCTTCCTGCTGGGTAGCCCGCCGCTGGCCGCCCTGCACAGCATGGCCGAGATGAAGGCGCCGCTGTACCCCGCGTACCCCCTGCCCGCCGggcccgcctcctcctcctccgcctccgcCTCGCCCGCCTCCGCCTCGCCCTCGCCGCCGCTCGGCTCCCCCGGCCTGaaggctcccgccgccgccgcgggcggTCTCTCGGCGCTGGGCTCGGCCCCGCCGCAGCTCTCGGCCGCCACCCCGCACGGTATCAACGACATCCTCAGCCGGCCCTCCATGCCCCTGCCCGGCGCCGCGCTCGCCTCCGCCTCGCCCTCCGCCTCCTCGGCGGCTCCCGCCGGGCTGCTGGCGGGGCTCCCCCGTTTCGGCAGCctcagccccccgccgccgccgccgccgccgccgccgcccgccctctaCTTCagccccggtgccgccgccgccgccgccgccgccgccgtggcCGCCGGGCGCTACCCCAAGCCGCTGGCCGAGCTGCCCGGCCGGACGCCCATCTTCTGGCCGGGGGTGATGCAGAGCCCGCCCTGGAGGGACGCCCGCCTCGCCTGCGCCCCCC ATCAAGGCTCAATTTTGCTGGATAAGGACGGAAAGAGAAAACATACCAGACCCACTTTTTCTGGCCAGCAGATTTTCGCCCTGGAAAAGACTTTCGAGCAGACGAAATACCTGGCGGGCCCGGAGCGAGCCCGGCTGGCCTATTCGCTGGGGATGACGGAAAGCCAAGTCAAG GTCTGGTTCCAGAACCGACGGACCAAGTGGCGGAAGAAACACGCGGCGGAGATGGCGACGGCGAAGAAGAAGCAGGACTCGGAGACGGAGCGGCTGAAGGGCGCCTCGGAGAacgaggaggaggacgacgaCTACAACAAGCCCCTGGACCCCAACTCGGACGACGAGAAGATCACgcagctgctgaagaaacacAAGCCGGGGGGCGGCGGGTTGCTGCTGCACCCCCCCGAGGGGGAGGCCTCCGCCTAG